From a region of the Ovis aries strain OAR_USU_Benz2616 breed Rambouillet chromosome 10, ARS-UI_Ramb_v3.0, whole genome shotgun sequence genome:
- the ESD gene encoding S-formylglutathione hydrolase isoform X2 has protein sequence MALKQVSSSKCFGGLQKVFEHDSVELKCKMKFAVYLPPKAETGKCPVLYWLSGLTCTEQNFISKSGYHQAASEHGLVVIAPDTSPRGCNIKGEEDSWDFGTGAGFYVDATEDLWKTNYRMYSYVTKELPQLVNDNFPVDPQRMSIFGHSMGGHGALICALKNPGKYKSVSAFAPLCNPVLCRWGKKAFTGYLGTDQSKWEAYDATCLVKSYPDSQLDILIDQGKEDEFLSDGQLLPDNFIAACTEKKIPVVFRLQEGYDHSYYFIATFIADHIRHHAKYLNA, from the exons ATGGCCTTGAAACAGGTTTCCAGCAGCAAGTGCTTTGGCGGACTGCAGAAAGTTTTTGAACATGACAG TGTTGAACTGAAGTGCAAAATGAAATTTGCTGTCTATTTACCACCAAAGGCAGAAACTGGAAAGTGCCCTGTGCTATATTGGCTGTCTG gCTTAACTTGCACAGAACAAAATTTTATATCAAAATCTGGGTATCATCAAGCTGCTTCGGAACATGGCCTTGTCGTCATCGCTCCAGATACCAGCCCTC GTGGCTGCAATAttaaaggagaagaggacagctgGGACTTTGGCACTGGAGCTGGGTTTTATGTCGATGCTACTGAAGATCTTTGGAAAACTAACTATAGAATGTACTCTTACGTAACGAAGGAG CTTCCCCAACTCGTAAATGACAATTTTCCAGTGGACCCCCAAAGGATGTCTATTTTTGGCCACTCTATGGGAGGCCATGGAGCTCTGATTTGTGCTTTGAAGAATCCTGGAAAATACAAA TCTGTGTCAGCATTTGCTCCACTTTGCAACCCAGTGCTCTGTCGTTGGGGCAAAAAAGCCTTTACCGGATATTTGGGAACAGATCAAAGTAAATGGGAG GCTTATGATGCTACCTGTCTTGTGAAGTCCTATCCAGATTCTCAGCTGGATATACTAATTGATCAAGGGAAAGAGGACGAGTTCCTTTCCGATGGACAGTTACTTCCTGATAACTTCATAGCTGCctgtacagaaaagaaaatccctGTTGTTTTCAGATTACAAGAG GGTTATGATCACAGCTACTACTTTATTGCAACATTTATTGCTGATCACATCAGACATCATGCAAAATATCTGAATGCATGA
- the ESD gene encoding S-formylglutathione hydrolase isoform X1, translating into MALKQVSSSKCFGGLQKVFEHDSVELKCKMKFAVYLPPKAETGKCPVLYWLSGLTCTEQNFISKSGYHQAASEHGLVVIAPDTSPRGCNIKGEEDSWDFGTGAGFYVDATEDLWKTNYRMYSYVTKELPQLVNDNFPVDPQRMSIFGHSMGGHGALICALKNPGKYKSVSAFAPLCNPVLCRWGKKAFTGYLGTDQSKWEAYDATCLVKSYPDSQLDILIDQGKEDEFLSDGQLLPDNFIAACTEKKIPVVFRLQEASTRKPYLGLNSLFKKQDSIVLFKFDFRI; encoded by the exons ATGGCCTTGAAACAGGTTTCCAGCAGCAAGTGCTTTGGCGGACTGCAGAAAGTTTTTGAACATGACAG TGTTGAACTGAAGTGCAAAATGAAATTTGCTGTCTATTTACCACCAAAGGCAGAAACTGGAAAGTGCCCTGTGCTATATTGGCTGTCTG gCTTAACTTGCACAGAACAAAATTTTATATCAAAATCTGGGTATCATCAAGCTGCTTCGGAACATGGCCTTGTCGTCATCGCTCCAGATACCAGCCCTC GTGGCTGCAATAttaaaggagaagaggacagctgGGACTTTGGCACTGGAGCTGGGTTTTATGTCGATGCTACTGAAGATCTTTGGAAAACTAACTATAGAATGTACTCTTACGTAACGAAGGAG CTTCCCCAACTCGTAAATGACAATTTTCCAGTGGACCCCCAAAGGATGTCTATTTTTGGCCACTCTATGGGAGGCCATGGAGCTCTGATTTGTGCTTTGAAGAATCCTGGAAAATACAAA TCTGTGTCAGCATTTGCTCCACTTTGCAACCCAGTGCTCTGTCGTTGGGGCAAAAAAGCCTTTACCGGATATTTGGGAACAGATCAAAGTAAATGGGAG GCTTATGATGCTACCTGTCTTGTGAAGTCCTATCCAGATTCTCAGCTGGATATACTAATTGATCAAGGGAAAGAGGACGAGTTCCTTTCCGATGGACAGTTACTTCCTGATAACTTCATAGCTGCctgtacagaaaagaaaatccctGTTGTTTTCAGATTACAAGAGGCAAGTACCAGGAAACCTTACCTTGGTCTAAAttcactatttaaaaaacaagattccatagtactttttaaatttgattttagaatttga